The Chroicocephalus ridibundus chromosome 4, bChrRid1.1, whole genome shotgun sequence genome contains the following window.
GGGCAGTGGTGCTGAGGGTCCCTGGGGTCGTGGCGGTGGGGACGGCCCGGTGCCCGCCTGGTGACAGTGTCCCCGGGCACCGTGTGACGGCTGCGGACGGGCAGGTGTCACGCTGCAGCATGCGGTACCTGGCGCTGATGGTGTCGCGGCCTGTGCTGAAGCTGCGGGAGATCAACCCGCTGCTCTTCAACTacgtggaggagctggtggagatACGGGTGAGTGCGGTGGGGCCACACATGGGGGAAGGGACCCCAccgggcagggtgggcagcaggggaCAGCATGATGGAGGGGGCGTGGgctgagcagggagggagaggggacccCGGCAGCACCCACAaagggggagcagagcaggggtcaGGGTGCCCAAAGCGCTATAGGGCTGAACTTGACCCAGCCTGACCTTGTCCTTGTCACGTCCCTGTCTCCATCCTGTCCTTAACCTGTTCTCATctcattcctgtccccatccccatcccattcccacgGCATAcccatctcatccccatccctgtccccatcctgcccctgccACCACCCTTTTCCCTGTCTCggtcccattcccatcccatcccatccccatcccatatCGTCCCCCTGCAGAAGCTGCGCCAGGACATCCTGCTCATGAAGCCCTACTTCATCACCTGCAAGGAGGCCATGGAGgcgcggctgctgctgcaggtcagGCCCCGCGTGGGCGGCCGAGCCAGAGGGACCCCGGGACCACGGGGCACCTGGGCTGGGCACGGCAGAGCCGGGCACAGCGGTGACAGGCTGTCCGCCTGCAGCTGCAGGACCGGCAGCACTTTGTGGAGAACGACGAGATGTACTCGCTGCAGGACCTGATCGACATCGAAGCCGGTCGCCTGAGCTGCTCCCTGACGGAGATCCATACTCTCTTTGCCAAGCACATCAAGCTGGACTGTGAGGTGAGCCGGTGCCGTGAGGCACACACAGCCGTGACCCACGGTGTGGCTCCCCTGGGGGCAGCGCCGTGCAGGGGAGGTGGCGCGGTCCCCACCGGGCACCACTGTGACCCTCTGCCCGCTCCCGCCCCAGCGCTGCCAGGCGAAAGGCTTCGTCTGCGAGCTCTGCAAGGAGGGCGACGTGCTCTTCCCCTTCGACAGCCACACCTCCGTCTGCACCGACTGCTCCGCCGTCTTCCACAGGTACGACACGCACTGGGGACGGCCACCTCCCGCCAGGCGCGCCGATGCGGCACtgaggtggggggacacgggcGGCGCTGGGGCCGGTGCAGAGGGGTGACCCAGCGCTGTCCCCCCACGCAGGGACTGCTACTACGACAACTCCACCACCTGCCCCAAGTGCGCCCGGCTCAGCCTGCGCAAGCAATCCCTCTTCCAGGACTCCGGCACCGAGGCAGACCCCTAAGGAGGGGGGGGTCCAGCCCCATGGCCGCCCCCCACCTGCCGTGGGGCCCTGGGACAGACacgggcagccccacagccgctTGGGGTGTGGGGTGGCCCCCAGCTCTGCACGGCAGCTGGGACCCTCTGCCTGCGGGGACGGCAGCCCTGGGCCTGGACGTGGctttggaggggggggaggtCGCTGCCGGACCCCAGCCTCTCGCAGGGCGGGGGTCCGGTGCTGCGCTGCCTGCAGCCGTGCGGCGTGGGCGAGCATGGCGGCCGAGCCGGAGCCACGGGCGCTGCCGGGGAGGGCGAGCACGGCGGGTCTCGGCAGAGGAGCCCCCCCAAACGCCTCTCGCCATCTCTGCGCGGAGGGCatcgggggggggagggcgggagacaggagccggggctggggagggggcgccaccctcccacccccccccaccccacacacactaCTGGAATAACGCTGCTGATTCTGGGGGAAAACACACagttccccccaaccccccccacacGGACACCCCCGTTCCCGGGGCTGAGCCTCCGGGGGggctccccccccttcccccccggtTTTCCTGTAGCATTAACGACGCCTCTTTGCGCAACCCAAGCACTCGTGTCCCGGCTgtggctcggcggcggcgggggtgtGGCGTCGCGTGACGTCATCGGTTTCCGTTAAGGCGGGGGCTGCTCCCGGTCTGCTGCCCAGCGGGAGGGGCCGCGGCCAGCGCTGCCCCGCTACCGGCTGGGTTCCCCTCCCGCGCCGCCCCCTTCCCCGGTCTCCCCCGGGGGAGCCCCGTGTCCCGCCCGGGGGTCGCCTCCCCTGAcgcaaccccccctccccgcccagcGGCGACGGAGACGGGCAGAGCCGCGGCGGTGGTGGGTCGGTCGGTTTTACCGGAACAAAACGCTGCTACATGAGGACCgggcgggcaccggcaccggccaTGCTCCGCCGCGGCAGACGGGACCGCGCCGGCCCCGCGCTGGGCTACGGGCAGCCCCgggtcccggcgggggggggccggctGCTCCTTCCCCGCCGCTCGGGGGGCCGCTCCGGGCCACCGGCTTTGGCCGGCCCcgtgcctccttccccggggctcctctccccggggcCGGTCCGCCGTGCCTCCGGGagaggtgacccccccccccgcggcatCAGTCCTgcaccccggcccccccgggcagggcggcggggatGGGCTCCGTCGGTGCTGGGGATGAAAGGAGGCGACTGGCACTGCTGTGTCCCCACGTCTGTCCCCTGGCGTGTCCCTGCGTCCGTCCCCCGGTGCCGGGGCAGCCCCTAGGGCTCCCGCGGGCGCTCGGCGGGCAGGAAGGCGTCCGGGGGTCCCGGCGGCAGCTCTGGGTCGCTGAGGTGCTTCTTCTCCCGGCCCTGCTCCCGCGCTCGGGTCCAGGAGGGCGAGCGCAGGTACCCGGCCCGTGGCACCACCTGCGGCTGCAGCCCTGCGGGGACAGACGGCTCAGGGAGGGACGGACAGACAGATGGGTGGACAGGTGGTCGGACAGGCTGAGAAcggccctgcgcactcaccgctggGCGACTCTCCGGCCACGTTCTCCTCATCGGAGTCGGCGAAGACTTCGGCCAGCTCCTGGTCCGACATGTCAGTCAGCTCTGTCAGGTCCAGCAGGTCGAAGTGCACCTCCAGCGAGGAGACGCTGCTCAGGGGCTCTGCGGGCAGCCGGACATGCTTGGGGACCCGACCAGAGGCCCCGGGgatgggctgggggcagcagggtgggtgCCCGGGGTGGGGAGTTGGGTGGGGGGGctggtgctgagggagctgtAGGAGAGGGGGGGACAAGGGGCTTGGTGGGGACGATGACCCCCtgagggctggcaggggatgTTAAGGGCAGGCAGGAGACGCTAGGGACAGGCAAGGACCCTGGGGACGGTCAGGTGGTGGCAGGAGATGCTAAGGGCAGGCAGGGGAcgccagggacaggcaggggacccCAGAGACAGGGGATGCTAAGGGCAGGCAGGGGATGCCAGGTACAGGCAGGGACCCTGGGGGCAGACAGGAGATGCTATGGGTACACAGGGGAtgccaggggtgggcaggggaccccagggacaggcaggggatgCCAGGGGACAGGCAGGTCTGCCCGCGCAGGGCCACACTCACGTCTGCGCTCGGTGACCTGCAGCAGGCCGgcgctggggatggggatgccgCCCTGCTCCTCCACGGGGTCTGTGGGGGGCTCCTGGGCTGGCCCGTGGACAGGGGTCCCCACAGGGTGCTCTGGGGCCAGCGTCTCCTTGCTGAGTTCTGCGATACCGACACTTGCCACGTCGGTGACAGCAGATCCCCCCTGGGGCCCCATTGCCCCCCCTGGGCTTCCCGGCAGAGGGGATGGGGGCGGTGGGACCCCAGTGGGGACAGGCAGATCTGCCCGGGGCCCAGCAGCCCCGGTGCcggcagccagcagccccacgccccccgccccgcgcagccccTTTGTGTCGGTGAGACAAAAGCGCGGCCTGTGCCGGAGCCCAGACAAGGGGCGGTTTGTCTCCCAGCAAGAGCCGTCGTGGCACAGCCTGTGGTCGTGGCACAGACGTGTCCGGGCGCTCCTCCGGGGTTGAGCGGGCACCGAGGGTGGGCAGGCGATGCTGCGTGCCCAGGGCAGCACCGGGCACCACCACGCCGGGGCCCAGGCAGCGCCCGGTGCTGCCCCAGACACGCAGGGTCTCCTGCCCACCCGGGGCTGGTGCTGAGGCAGGATGAAGCCGGCTGCACCCTGGCACCATGTGCCACCTGGCCCTGCCATCACCGCGCTGCTGGGCAAGATGGCACAGGGACAGGCTCACCAAGGGCAGggcatctcctccttcccccccaggGCGGTGGCAGTGGAGCAGGGGACAGAAATCCCCCCAACCCAAAGGAGCCAGGATATGGAAAGGGACGCTACGGGAGCATTTTGTTCCTGTTCGTGGTAACAGAGCCACAGGACACCCCTGCCCTGACACCGGTTCTGCTGTGTCCTGACCCCACAAGGTGGGACCAGGCATCCTGCACTGCCGGTACCTTCCCTCCAGGCGGAAACGGGGTCCCCAGCCCGCTCCAATGCTGGGAAGAGCTCCCCAGGGAGGGACATGGGGGCTGCCTGCTCCTGTCCgctcccaccatcccaccccacAAACCACCGCAGTGTCCAGCCACAGTGGGTGACACAACAGTGTCACCGTACGGAGCGCAtcctcccctgccaccagcagcctcctggccTCACTCCCCCCGACCCCCGAAGCCCCCACCCACCGGGGCGCTGGTCTCTGCCGCAGAAATCCCCTCTGGCCTCCGTCTGCATGGTCACGCCACGCCGCCGGCCACGTTGCCGGCCACGCCACCCTGCTCCGGCCTGGGCTCACCGGCTGCCTggtggggagcggggccagcATGAGGGCTACCTGCCGGCACGCTGCTCTGCTGACTCACGTCAAACTGCAGAGCCAGACAGCCACCGGCTCTGGCCACCCCACCGGCACCGGTCCCGCTCCTGGCCAGTGCCTGGCTCGGTGGCAGCGTCCAAGGGCC
Protein-coding sequences here:
- the DBNDD1 gene encoding dysbindin domain-containing protein 1; its protein translation is MQTEARGDFCGRDQRPELSKETLAPEHPVGTPVHGPAQEPPTDPVEEQGGIPIPSAGLLQVTERRQPLSSVSSLEVHFDLLDLTELTDMSDQELAEVFADSDEENVAGESPSGLQPQVVPRAGYLRSPSWTRAREQGREKKHLSDPELPPGPPDAFLPAERPREP